The following are from one region of the Aquirufa lenticrescens genome:
- the trmD gene encoding tRNA (guanosine(37)-N1)-methyltransferase TrmD — MRIDIISVVPALMNSFFEHSICARAAKAGLVEVVFHDLHDFSEKKHKQVDDYPFGGGAGMVMAVEPLSKCIEFLKSQRVYDEIIYFSPDGIVLKQGLVNQLSLGENLLFICGHYKGIDERIRVKYVTKEISIGDYVLSGGELAAAVTADAIIRLIPGAIGDESSALTDSFQDGLLAPPVYTRPASFDGMGVPEVLLSGHEKKIEEWRHEQAVLRTQTRRPDLLD, encoded by the coding sequence ATGCGGATTGATATCATTTCAGTAGTTCCGGCCTTAATGAATAGCTTTTTTGAGCATTCTATCTGTGCGCGCGCCGCTAAGGCTGGGCTAGTTGAGGTGGTATTTCACGATTTACATGACTTTTCTGAGAAGAAGCATAAACAAGTGGATGATTATCCTTTTGGCGGTGGTGCAGGTATGGTGATGGCCGTGGAGCCTTTATCTAAATGTATAGAATTTTTAAAGTCGCAACGTGTATATGATGAGATCATCTATTTTAGTCCGGATGGTATCGTCTTAAAACAAGGTTTAGTGAATCAATTAAGTCTAGGCGAAAACCTATTATTTATTTGTGGTCATTATAAAGGCATCGATGAGCGTATACGGGTGAAGTATGTGACAAAAGAGATTTCGATTGGTGATTATGTGTTGTCTGGTGGAGAATTAGCGGCTGCCGTTACCGCTGATGCCATTATTCGTTTGATTCCAGGAGCGATAGGGGATGAGAGTTCAGCCTTAACTGATTCATTTCAGGATGGCTTATTAGCCCCCCCTGTATATACACGTCCAGCCAGTTTTGATGGGATGGGTGTACCTGAAGTGTTGTTGTCTGGCCATGAAAAGAAAATTGAAGAGTGGCGTCACGAGCAAGCTGTTTTGCGAACGCAGACTAGAAGACCTGATTTATTAGATTAA
- the rimM gene encoding ribosome maturation factor RimM (Essential for efficient processing of 16S rRNA), whose product MAKTEYFELGTLSKPHGLKGAFHLYLDVDDPYEYEDLDAIFLQQGNEMVPYFVEDIQIRDNLNLITLEGINSLDATKDLVGLKVFLPLSALPKLKDDQFYYHEVIGYQVVDKNLGDLGTVKEIYSTGAQDVVVMIYQSHEVLIPLIDAIIPKVDKKNQIVHSILPDGLLEVYTQEDAD is encoded by the coding sequence ATGGCAAAGACTGAATATTTTGAATTAGGAACCCTTTCTAAACCGCATGGTTTAAAAGGTGCGTTTCACCTTTATTTAGATGTAGATGATCCGTATGAATATGAGGATTTAGATGCGATCTTTTTACAGCAAGGAAACGAGATGGTTCCCTACTTTGTGGAGGATATCCAGATTCGAGATAATTTAAATTTGATTACTTTGGAGGGGATTAACTCTCTAGATGCTACGAAGGATTTAGTAGGCTTAAAGGTATTTTTACCTCTTTCCGCTTTGCCTAAATTAAAAGATGATCAGTTTTATTACCATGAGGTAATCGGTTATCAGGTAGTAGATAAAAATTTAGGAGACTTAGGTACGGTGAAGGAGATTTACAGTACGGGGGCACAAGATGTGGTGGTGATGATTTACCAAAGCCATGAGGTGCTTATTCCTTTAATTGATGCGATTATCCCAAAAGTGGATAAGAAGAACCAAATTGTACACAGTATATTGCCTGATGGTTTATTAGAAGTTTATACTCAAGAAGATGCGGATTGA
- a CDS encoding DUF4403 family protein translates to MRIYLFLLLVFISSCAKTLVPAPIAEKSVYVDRFPAIKPGLTTIDFSLSYDSLFALSQLKPGSVLYQNSAGSSTIDFPLDVRLLAPIQLHAIQKDHISLSLPVRMVAKPELAGISAGTVSGDLAMKVQLKWNLASINSLQVKEVAYDYQWIQKPSVKVMGFPVNVSGVVDQLLNQKKALILAQMQDQLNAAIKKIATKPFAFQSFFTDSPSGYRIEPAASSALDLRDLSFDQSSIKGQLRYMGGFKVVSGQSNPTTLLIPVKDLPGAGKPILPFQFQLSGPELMAAIKESNPSWKGNGAFVFQKEGLSFQLGQFKGKSSKLAVNFDFVIYPDNSVGIQVKETQLQGLSFPASLFRGRIQKKLQSQAAAFHFQSKQILNRLPSSITLANNGRVRFQKIYFDSSSVLFEGAFEGNWSLAK, encoded by the coding sequence ATGCGCATTTATCTATTTCTACTTCTTGTCTTTATCAGCTCTTGTGCTAAAACACTAGTTCCCGCTCCCATTGCTGAAAAGTCAGTTTATGTGGATCGTTTTCCTGCTATCAAGCCTGGACTAACTACGATTGATTTTTCCCTTTCTTATGATAGTTTATTTGCTTTAAGTCAATTAAAGCCGGGTTCTGTACTTTACCAAAATTCGGCTGGTTCTTCTACGATTGATTTCCCTTTAGATGTTCGTTTATTAGCCCCTATTCAATTGCACGCCATTCAAAAGGATCACATAAGTCTATCTTTGCCAGTGAGGATGGTGGCGAAACCGGAACTTGCAGGAATATCTGCCGGAACCGTTTCGGGTGATTTAGCGATGAAAGTGCAATTGAAATGGAATCTAGCGAGCATTAACTCCTTGCAGGTGAAAGAAGTGGCCTATGACTATCAGTGGATCCAAAAGCCTTCTGTGAAAGTGATGGGTTTTCCGGTAAACGTTTCAGGAGTGGTGGATCAACTCTTAAATCAAAAGAAGGCATTGATTTTAGCCCAAATGCAAGATCAGTTAAATGCTGCAATCAAGAAAATAGCTACTAAGCCTTTTGCTTTCCAATCTTTTTTTACGGATTCGCCATCAGGATACCGAATAGAACCTGCGGCTAGTTCTGCCTTGGATTTGCGTGATTTGAGTTTTGATCAAAGCAGCATCAAAGGTCAATTACGGTATATGGGTGGATTTAAGGTGGTTTCAGGTCAAAGCAATCCGACGACTTTGTTAATTCCAGTGAAGGATTTACCTGGTGCTGGAAAGCCGATACTTCCATTTCAATTTCAACTATCGGGGCCTGAATTAATGGCAGCCATTAAGGAGAGTAATCCTTCTTGGAAGGGTAATGGGGCATTTGTGTTCCAAAAAGAGGGTTTAAGCTTTCAACTAGGTCAATTTAAAGGTAAATCATCCAAATTAGCTGTTAATTTTGATTTTGTGATTTATCCTGATAATTCGGTCGGAATCCAAGTAAAGGAAACGCAACTTCAAGGTTTATCTTTTCCCGCTTCTTTATTTAGGGGACGGATTCAAAAGAAATTGCAGTCGCAGGCGGCAGCTTTCCATTTTCAGTCGAAGCAAATTCTTAATCGTCTTCCTAGTTCGATTACTCTGGCAAATAATGGACGAGTTCGTTTTCAAAAGATCTATTTCGATAGTAGCTCTGTGTTATTTGAGGGTGCTTTTGAGGGGAATTGGTCTTTGGCCAAATAA
- a CDS encoding alpha/beta hydrolase produces MKKLVLFLLFASPIMAQDFLPLYPASIPNSKPVANKEKATKGADGIERISDVTVPSYRFFPAPGSTKPTSCVVICPGGGYRILASSHEGYDIAAKFNEIGVSALVLYYRLPTDSAQVEKKYAPLQDAQSAIALVRSNAVKWNVDPAKVGIMGFSAGGHLAATASTHFTKDYTGVLAGANLRPDFSILVYPVISVRSFGHGGSSQNLLGKNPSEADLALFSNEEQVTAQTPKAFMVHAADDNAVPLKNSLLYAEKLTANKVPVDLHIYAKGGHGFGLNNKTTSGDLWFDRLTTWLKANQLL; encoded by the coding sequence ATGAAAAAGTTAGTCCTCTTTCTTCTTTTTGCCTCACCGATTATGGCACAAGATTTCCTTCCTCTATATCCTGCTAGTATTCCTAATTCAAAGCCTGTAGCAAATAAAGAAAAAGCAACAAAAGGCGCAGATGGTATCGAGCGAATTTCAGATGTGACTGTTCCTAGTTATCGTTTTTTTCCTGCACCTGGTTCTACTAAACCGACAAGTTGCGTGGTTATTTGCCCAGGTGGAGGTTATCGAATATTAGCCTCATCTCACGAGGGATATGACATTGCCGCTAAATTCAATGAGATAGGGGTTTCTGCTTTGGTGTTGTATTATCGTTTACCTACTGATTCTGCACAAGTAGAGAAAAAATACGCACCTTTACAAGATGCTCAATCAGCTATTGCTTTAGTTCGTTCGAATGCCGTAAAATGGAATGTGGATCCTGCCAAAGTTGGTATCATGGGTTTCTCCGCAGGAGGGCATTTAGCCGCTACGGCATCAACGCACTTTACTAAAGACTATACAGGTGTACTTGCTGGTGCTAATCTTAGACCTGATTTTTCGATTTTAGTATATCCAGTCATCTCTGTTCGTTCCTTTGGACACGGTGGGTCTTCTCAAAATCTCCTAGGAAAGAATCCTAGCGAAGCGGATTTAGCACTTTTCTCAAACGAAGAACAAGTAACAGCACAAACGCCTAAAGCCTTTATGGTGCATGCTGCAGACGATAATGCCGTTCCTTTGAAAAACTCATTACTATACGCTGAGAAATTAACTGCTAATAAAGTACCTGTCGATTTACATATATATGCGAAAGGTGGTCACGGCTTTGGACTAAACAATAAAACCACAAGTGGGGACTTGTGGTTCGATCGTTTAACTACCTGGTTGAAAGCTAATCAATTGCTCTGA
- a CDS encoding 30S ribosomal protein S16: MAVKIRLARRGRKKLAMFDVVVADARAPRDGRFVEKIGTYNPNTNPATVVLNEKQAIQWVLNGAQPTDTVRAILSHKGIMYAKHLQVGVNKGAITQEQADAKFEAWKAEKEVSNQTKATTLQQSKAKSKAARLEAEAKVSSARAENIAAKNKVAEEALVASVVEAINEAEEEATGVEVDEVVAEAPAAVEEAPAVEEAVAEEASAVEAAEEAPAAEEAAEEAPAAE; encoded by the coding sequence ATGGCTGTTAAAATCAGATTAGCGCGTCGCGGACGCAAAAAGTTAGCAATGTTCGATGTAGTAGTTGCGGATGCTCGTGCACCACGTGACGGACGTTTTGTTGAAAAAATCGGAACATACAATCCTAACACCAACCCAGCAACTGTCGTTTTAAACGAGAAACAAGCAATCCAATGGGTATTGAACGGTGCTCAACCAACTGACACTGTTCGTGCGATCCTTTCACACAAAGGAATTATGTACGCGAAACACTTACAAGTAGGTGTGAACAAAGGTGCTATCACGCAAGAACAAGCTGATGCGAAGTTCGAGGCTTGGAAAGCAGAGAAAGAGGTATCTAATCAAACGAAAGCGACTACTTTACAACAGTCTAAAGCGAAGTCTAAAGCGGCTCGTTTAGAAGCTGAAGCTAAAGTATCTAGCGCTCGTGCTGAAAATATTGCTGCAAAAAACAAAGTAGCTGAAGAAGCTTTAGTAGCTAGCGTAGTAGAAGCTATCAATGAAGCGGAAGAAGAAGCTACAGGTGTAGAAGTAGACGAAGTAGTAGCTGAGGCTCCTGCAGCAGTTGAAGAAGCGCCAGCAGTTGAAGAAGCAGTAGCAGAAGAAGCTTCTGCAGTAGAAGCAGCGGAGGAAGCTCCTGCAGCTGAAGAAGCAGCAGAAGAGGCTCCAGCAGCTGAATAA
- the fabG gene encoding 3-oxoacyl-[acyl-carrier-protein] reductase yields MSLVQNKVVLVTGASRGIGRAIATTFAKSGANVAFTYLSSVEKGQALEQELAAFGITAKGYRSDASSYTESEKLVEDVLADFGTIDILINNAGITRDGLLMRMSEDQWDEVIRVNLKSIFNLTKAVTKPMMKAKSGSIINMTSIVGIKGNAGQSNYAASKAGIIGFTKSVALELGSRNIRCNAIAPGFIETEMTEELNEAAIEEWTKSIPMKRGGQATEVADVCLFLGSDMSSYVTGQVISVNGGLLT; encoded by the coding sequence ATGTCATTAGTACAAAACAAGGTCGTTTTAGTGACAGGTGCCTCTCGCGGTATCGGTCGGGCTATTGCGACAACTTTTGCCAAATCTGGCGCCAATGTTGCTTTCACTTATTTGTCTTCAGTAGAGAAGGGTCAAGCATTAGAACAAGAATTAGCTGCTTTTGGAATTACAGCTAAGGGTTATCGTTCAGATGCCTCTTCTTACACAGAGTCTGAGAAATTAGTAGAAGATGTGTTAGCTGATTTTGGGACGATTGATATATTAATTAATAATGCTGGGATTACGCGTGATGGATTACTAATGCGTATGTCAGAAGACCAATGGGATGAGGTGATTCGTGTGAATTTGAAATCTATTTTCAATTTAACGAAAGCGGTAACGAAGCCTATGATGAAAGCGAAGTCTGGTTCTATCATTAATATGACTTCCATTGTAGGGATTAAAGGAAATGCAGGTCAATCTAATTATGCAGCTTCGAAAGCGGGTATTATTGGTTTTACAAAATCTGTCGCCTTGGAATTAGGTTCTCGTAATATTCGTTGCAATGCAATTGCACCTGGATTTATAGAAACCGAGATGACAGAGGAATTAAATGAGGCAGCTATTGAAGAATGGACAAAATCCATCCCAATGAAAAGGGGAGGTCAAGCAACGGAAGTGGCTGATGTTTGTTTGTTCTTAGGTTCTGATATGTCTTCTTATGTAACAGGTCAAGTTATTTCAGTAAACGGTGGATTATTAACCTAG
- a CDS encoding EamA family transporter has product MNKKESISLVTMLALGGLYLIWGSTFLSVRILLEFLPPLVISFSRNLVAGLLFLAWSILGGHWQKLSLQHWRVHLLAGVLLITLGNGFMALAGQTIPSGLSSVFMAVGPLLLIIFFWISGRKPTNRKLLGTLIGFVGIILLASQKNLAIPGKEIDFYRGMGFLFIAVVAWNLGVFYIQFLKANTYHFTQVCGIQMTTGGLILLGIALFRGDAQSVIVSELPLKAIYVFIYLALIGSMVGFGLFGYLSKALDATLVSTYTYVNPIIALFLGNIILGESLSSILLFASSLILSAVLLITTEKTSSK; this is encoded by the coding sequence ATGAACAAAAAGGAATCCATATCGCTGGTGACGATGTTAGCGCTTGGAGGCCTATATCTAATTTGGGGGAGCACTTTTCTGAGTGTTCGGATCCTATTAGAATTTCTTCCCCCTTTAGTTATCTCCTTTTCGAGAAATTTAGTTGCTGGTTTACTCTTTTTAGCGTGGTCAATACTGGGAGGACATTGGCAAAAATTGTCTCTTCAGCATTGGAGAGTTCATCTTTTAGCTGGTGTTTTATTAATTACCTTGGGTAATGGTTTTATGGCTTTAGCTGGTCAAACCATACCCTCCGGATTATCTTCCGTTTTTATGGCTGTGGGGCCACTTTTGTTGATTATTTTCTTTTGGATTTCAGGTCGTAAACCCACAAATCGTAAACTGTTAGGAACCTTAATTGGTTTTGTGGGAATCATCTTGTTAGCCTCTCAAAAGAATTTAGCGATTCCTGGAAAAGAAATTGACTTTTACCGAGGAATGGGCTTTTTATTCATTGCAGTTGTTGCGTGGAATTTAGGCGTCTTTTATATTCAGTTTCTGAAAGCCAATACCTATCATTTTACCCAGGTTTGCGGGATTCAGATGACGACTGGTGGACTCATATTGCTTGGTATAGCTTTATTTCGTGGTGACGCGCAATCTGTCATTGTTTCGGAATTGCCTTTGAAAGCAATCTATGTATTTATCTATTTAGCGTTGATTGGTTCGATGGTAGGTTTTGGATTATTTGGTTATTTGTCCAAAGCCCTTGATGCCACGTTGGTCTCCACTTATACCTATGTAAATCCAATTATTGCGTTGTTTTTGGGTAATATTATTCTTGGTGAGTCTTTAAGTAGTATATTGTTATTCGCAAGTAGTTTGATTTTATCAGCTGTCTTGTTAATTACTACTGAAAAGACCTCATCCAAATGA